The Festucalex cinctus isolate MCC-2025b chromosome 6, RoL_Fcin_1.0, whole genome shotgun sequence genomic sequence tgaaaagtgcagtgtgagaatccattgtaaagaacggttagggtttgcattattcaaaaatttggtgccaacattttaacttttactgcaaatgaatatcggcttcaaatatcggttatctgcctccttgactaccgataatcggaatcggtatcggccctgaaaaaagcatatcggtctatctctatttgTAAGACGATGCTCCCAACACTGGCAGCAAAATTTTAAATAGTCTGAATAGAAGTGTTGCTTTGGCCACCACTTAAGCAAAGTGATCTGAAGGCAATGTAACATTCAGCAAATCAATCATCAatttgaaaataagaaaatgtgttttgatttaATTAGTGACAGTGACTAGAAAATCATTTGTGTCGGTCTGCTCCAATGTTCTGTCTCTCCATTAGTTATTTTAGCCCATCTTTTGCGCCTCTCTGGGTCTGGTTTGCAACTACATTTACTCTTTctaacttttggagaacttatTGGAGCTTTGCAATGGTGATTTGACACCAAAGATCAAGCCTATAAATACAATTAGAGCAGTTAATACAGTGGAAAGTGCTAAAAGCTTAAAGCTTAAAGagaaagtcaacccaaaaagatTCTTTGccatatgttctatgcagcccaactagtctaaacatgtttGTGTAATAGGaattttatccatttatttattgaatttttatcaatctcagggagcggccgttttcgactgaaaatgacatcacagttgctcagggctcatgtAACAACCAATTACATCTCAACTTATGAATGTGACATCACTCTGAAAACAGGTCTGAGCAACTGTCAGTTGAATAATAAAATGGCCAACCCATGAGacaagtggattttgctgcttaattcatattccacaaacacaatattaatctgaatgcCATGGGGTTGATTTACCCGTTAAACAATGTTAAACAATGTTTGCATCTTTAAGGccgacagttttgtttttttgttgttttttaacaaacttTATTCAACAATCTTAATTTACAATCAAACATCAGGGACAGTTAGGCATACACTTTTGTACTACAAACCTGTCTTTCTTCCTTACTTAAATGACTGCTCATTTGTTTAatagccatttttttaaatgtgattctcACGTAGGCTATGCACGGAGGAGACTTGACAGGACTTAAAAAATAGTAACAGAAGATCtgcaaacaaagaaaacaactaCAGCACAACTTGTATGCAATGTGTGGTTAcgtacatgttgttgttttttttttttatctagtaAACTAGTAGGACAAATGTCCCTTTTAGATTTGTAATAGTCCAACCGTCCATGAAATCAGCATCAAAGTTATACACCGCCCCCTTGTGCCCGCCCCTCATCTGACGTCACGCAAACGGCTATTTGCATTAAGTGTTTTCTAGCCGCTGTTTCCATCCTTCCACTGCTGCAGACTCGAGCGAGGGACCGAGGGGAAAGCGAGGAGACTCAAAGGCGTGTTCTTGTGCTTTTTCATTTGAAGGAGATAAGGTGTCGCAAGTCGAAAGGAGCGAggagttttgttttaaaaaaaaaaaaaaaaaaaaacaaagaggacACGAAACACTGCTGCACTTGAATGTGAAAATGGAGCTTCCCGCCGCGGGAAAGCACGTCTTTGCGGTGGAGAGCATCGAGAAGAAGCGCAGCCGGAAGGTTAGTCACATGGAAATGAAGCTTCCTCTTAGCGGCGACTGTTTACACGTTCTGACAACACGTGATGTTTTAAGATGAGCCGAAGAGCGTGTTTTTATCGCTGCTTATGCTGCCGATCTCTCCGTTTACAGGGAAGGTTTGAGTATCTGGTCAAGTGGCGTGGATGGTCCCCAAAGTAAGTGACCACATAGACGTCAGCAATGACAACTGCAACTGTCACTTTCGAACACAAACGACGGCGTTTGGATCATGGGCGGATGCTTGTATTCACTTTGAGATTATTTGCACGTTGGCGCAAATGATGAGTATTAAAGACGTGCACACCTCTCCGTTTTGACACTCATTGTAGGCCCTTCAAATAGTGGTTAGATCGCAGATGTATCTATATTTGTGCCAGCTGATTTAACTAAGCACTGGCAATATTTTTACCCCAGATGTGTCTTGTTTGTCCACTAATGACCTCTCACAACAGGTACAACACATGGGAACCGGAAGAGAACATTCTGGACCCAAGGCTACTTGACGCTTTTGAAGtcaggtatgttttttttttttttttttttttttttttttttttattattatttttttttgagttggACAAACCAGCCATACAGGTGTCAAAGCCCTTATTCAGCATGCATTAACATGACTAAACATGTTTAAACACTGTTCCCAACTTTTCTTGATTTCAACACAATATTGACATATTTCAATCATCGACATGTTTTAAGCAAGATGTACATGTGTTTATAGCAAAAACTTTGCAGCCTCGGCAAAGATCCAGGAAAATCCAGTGTTGATAAACTGTCTGCCTCACGTGTCAATTATTCATCACCATCATAAAGACTGGATTAGgattaaaactggtgtcatcACAGGGTCAAATTGGGGTTAAGTCCAGAGCAAAGTGGAGCATCAGCCGCCCTTTTGTCACATGATCTTTCTTTGCATGTCAGCATCAGGTTATCATGCTTGAGTGGTGCAAAAGCACCGGCGACAACATCCGCAAAACATggatttttgcttgatttttcTATACCACAAATGCCTCCAAGCCACTATGGAAAGTTGCTGTTCTTGTTGTTTCCGATTCAAATTCACACCCATTTTAAAAAGTAGCCATTACATCGCATTTATTATTGAATACAGTAGTTTTATTCCTAGTACATTTCTTGTTCTGTCAGTATAATTCCAATATGCCCATGAAGTAAGTATGGGAGGAAGGAAGAGACTTTAGGCTGCACATCTTGTCTTCATCTGTTCCTAATTTATAGAAAATGCACATTGAAATAAAGTATTTGCTTACCACTGAATCAAATTGGAGCCATAAATCACATGATctttaaatgtcaaaatgtgacTAACTTCCTTGTGCGCCATATTAGCGGAGAGACTTTCTGGTGAACTTCTGGCTGCTCAAAACTCTTAAGTGACTGACTGGCCTCAAGCATGGAACTGAATATTTTCGATGCATATTGTGTTAACCTGTCACTGGCCTTTCTCTAAGCACTCGTGTTCTTTCTCACACTGCAACCTTTCGGGTGCAGGTCGCACGTTAACATGAACATCACTCTCCCATCTGTTTTAACaattatctctctctctctctctctctctctctctctctctctctctctctctctctctctctctctctctctcaccctctctctctcaccctctctctctctctctctctcaccctcactctctctcaccctctctcaccctctctctctcaccctctctctctcaccctctctctctcaccctCTCTCTCACCCCCTCTctcaccctctctctctctctctctctctctctctctctctctctctctctctctctctcaccctcTCTCACCCTCTCTCACCCCCCCCTCGCTAAAGGAGAGATTTTATTGAAACTAATTGCATGTCTCTCCGGGGAGCCAAATTGTCCGAATGCCAGGCTATGAAAATACACTGAGTCGTCACTGTAATTAGATGTGAGGGAGGGGATGGGAGAGGGGActgacatcacttctgtctgCAGTATTGAGTTACTGCTGTGGGgagtgaggaaaaaaagttgACACAGGCCTCTCTCTACCCTAGAGCCTGGATACGTTCACAAAACCAGTggagtgttcttttttttgcgggggggggggcgacgaGACTCATTTAACTTGTGTTGCGTTTTTGCATACCAGTACCTCCAGTCATGCTCACATCGTCATAATTTATGATATACACGTATTGTGTTGCCATGTGATAGCAACCTTACTCAATACTCACGGCCTGCTGTTTCTCTCACACACAGGGAACGTCAAGAGCAGCTGATGGGCTATCGCAAGAGAGGACCGAAGCCCAAGCACCTTCTGGTTCAGGTAAGAATATAGTGCTGCATGGGAATGAAGAATTAGTATTATATtagtgtagtagtagtagtatattACGTTGAGTGTGGGCAGTACTAACACGAGACAAAAGAGCTTAGTATAAATATCAAGTCCTTATCTgacaatgtattttattttcttactgCGAGGATGAACCTGATCAATTCAATTTGCAATGCAGGATCCCCAGAATAAACGCAAATGCCACTCTGTGCAGACCTCCACTTTGGCCAAATAAAAAAGTTCTTCTTGAAAAAAATCCCTGCTGAACTCCAGACCTGTTAGTGCAGTACACATATGATGAGATGAGCTCTGGTTGGACTTAATGCAGTCAGGCTATAACAGCAAAAAGTTCAAATTATTGACACCGTTTAACGTGCCATTTATCTGGAATTGACTGTAAAATATAATAGGTTCTTTCTTCTCCCTAATTGGTTGTGTCAATtatctaaatgtttttttcttagcCGGTCACCTCGTTCTTTGTTTACAGTACAATAAGAACAAAATGAGATACGGCAGTATCTGTAACTGTGACCTACAgtaaatacagaagcagcaacGGCAAGAAtgtgaatgtcacatttgtGCATCCTTTACCTCCACCGCAAGGTCAGGAGTGCCACTGCGTGTATTCCTCTCAGGAATGTGTCACTGGTAGCACGTGCTAAAGTCAGTGACAGGTCACAAAGCATGCCTGTGGCATTCCTCCTCGCTGAGGTCACTGCCACAAGAAACGCTTGAAACAAATGTCACTAGAGGTGCTTGTGAATGGCAGGGGGGGCTGAGTGAAATGCGGACACTGCCTGCGACATGAAGGAACTGTTCTGGTGGAGAGCTTGCCTTGCATGTATCAAGCACAGCACAACTCACCTGAAGCAAATTCTGAAGATAATTACTCACTTGTTTTTTAACTACCAAGTAGGGGTgagcgatatgacgatattagatcgttaaACGAAACATGGGGCTCATTCCTGTGGAATCGTCTGATTGCGAAGCAAAGCGTTTCAGCACAAATTTGACCATCAGctcgtttttttgtcactgACTGAAGGACAGCGATGTATCTGCTGCCTCCACTGTCTCCGGAGTACCTATGACGGCCATGCAGTGGTCAACTGTAGCCCACACAGTTCGCCCCCGCGTCTTCCCGCCCTAAAAATATGTGGGCTCGTGGTGGAGGAGGCTGAAAGAGAGTTTGCTCCGAAGAGAGATTAATCATCTGTATTATGGAACTGTTTTGGCTTCACGCCAGATGACAAAGACCAGACGtacatacagtcttccctcgctataacgcggttcacttttcgcggtctcgctgtatcgcggattttttttttttaagtgcaattttgcatattttttttacagtaatatacccattttataaaatttatgaaggtttgaacattgtcaatgtttgaacaagagagaaatgggagaacatgtaaatgcctcaatgagaaaagtgtataaattgtgcggtcggggatttttgagccttaaaacatttataagagttgtaaaacataaagctaactacttcgcggatttcatttattgcgggtattttttggaacgtaaccccagcggaaaacgagggaacactgtaatcatATGCAAAGTGTTACGGCGACACTACAAATGTGTTCAGCCACCTGAAACGGCAGCGGACACATTGAGGGCCAAAAACTCCAAAGCAGAGACGACAGCTCAATGCATGCATGCACCTCCAAAACAGCAGAGCGTCACAGAAGCGTTCACCAAAATCACGCCGTATGATATGGATCCGCGTTACGAGCGGCCAAGTCGTTTTTACCACCCCCAAGACCGCCATTCCTTGCATGTACGCAGATTGCAGAGAaatagtgcatttttttccccccccaactaGTGACCAGCGTCCAGCCGTAAGTCATATTGTAGCGTTTGGCAAATGATCAGGCTAACCAAGCAAGAAAACAACACGCTAACGttggcacacacacaaaaaaagtgtgttgcATTCATGGACCATGGGAAACTACAAAACCCGCCACCCACAATGGTTGCTAAAAAATTGTGATCTTTGCTTATAAAAAGTTGCCTTTTACATACCCACTAGCAGCAGTGTTTTTTCAACTTTGTTTACatgttgcttcttttttttttcattaatcatGACTAGCAGCCAAATTGTGTGCAAGAGATTCTCTATTTTGATTAGACTACAGTACTTGAAAACAGAAATGTGACTTTTGTTAATGCTTTTTATGCAGGTGTTTTGTAGCATtctaatttatatttttctttacaaagGGTGTTTATTACATGATCATTTTCACAAATAactgcatttattcaatatctcTTATTTcatgtgtaatttaatttgtatttcttattaataaaaaaaatgtgatattctaTTTTTGTAAGATCGCCCACCCTACTGCCAAGGCATTTTTGCTATGTTTCTCGGTATAATGCACTAAATATAATCAATTGCAGCGGTGTTCAAAGTTTTTCCTTTGAAGgtaaaaggtaaatcaaagAGTGCAAGGACCACTTTGACATTGAACAATTTGATTAAACACACTAAAACCAATGAATCAATCAAGCAATTATGGATTGTAGTTATTGTATCTGCAGGttattttcgttttgtttttacttgttttaaacagtttttgttttttttagtggggGGGTTTTTGTGAGGTGGCCCACCTGTAACCGACTAAAATAGATCCGCCCCTGCCCTGAGCAGATCTCGACATTCAGTATTAAAGCGAGACTAATCTGAATTAAGATGACCATTTTTAAAGCAGCGCTGACTCGACGAGCTTAATCAATTATTGACAATATGATATGTTCACAAATCAGACCTTGACACAGACAGCACAAAGTAGAAGAGGCATGACAAGGAGAAATGTTCTTACTCTTTTAGTTGTAAATACTTTCTGTGCGTATCTACAAAAGCTCTAAAGTCAAATGTATGAGTTGTCAGGTGCATTGCACATGTGGGGGGATTTGTGAGGCGCTAAGTCAAAATTTGgaagtttcatattttttctaTTCTGTTGGTCAGTCCACACACGTGAgtgttattttttacaaattattgaccaccCTAAAGTGTTAAACATGGCTTGAtctctttgatgatgtaatgttaatggttgaacaagccAAACATGCCGTTTTCAGGTCTCCTAAAAAGGAGGTGCAAGGTTTCGGCCCAACCGCAAGCAATATGCAGTTTATATTCAAATGCGTTACTGGTCCAAATTATAATCGTTGAGCcattttacttgcttttgaaatCTTTTACTTCCTCTCTACCCCATGATTATGTTAAAGGCGCAATCtgacggtttcactcaggacaatgcgctttttaatacaggatttaaacaaacaaactacttcgcaatttacagatctgggcttttcttcacgTGTGGGAGTTATTTTGTcataaacccccacacccccagcctgtattttgccattttgtgtttgttttgtaaacagcgggacatttctgtggaaaaacagtgtttacacccctccagccaattgcagagcggggggtggcgtgtcgcaaacggggccgggagaacatgtcggctgcgtgacgtcactcccgcagcaatttgaaagtatgcacggatttttttttttcttcactcactcattcacacacgtgcGTGAGtgaaccggcatactgggcctttaagctTCTAATGATTGTGTGAAATAGGTGATCCATAACAAAATGACTGTGTCCTTGAACAGGTCCCATCTTTTGCCCGGAGATCCAGTCTACTTGCTGGCCTTCATGAGTCCTCCCTGCAAGAAGACAGCTGTGACAACACCAGTTCCGTTCCGACGCCGCATCCGCAGTACCAGCTCAACAGTGAGAAGCACCATCAGTACCAACCCATGAGTCCGGACAGCGAGCCCGAGTTGTACTATCAGCTCGACACCAAGAAGCACCACCACTACCGGCCGGGCCTGCAGATGCACGAGTCCGTGTTTGCAAAGCCCAAAGAGCTGGACGCTCCGGAGCTGCCCATCGAGGGCTACAATCTCCCTGCTGTGCTGCAGCAAAAATGGTTCCGGGACAAGACTTCAGGTGTCTTGACCAAAGTCAAGAACATCACCATGGAGCTGAAAAAGCTCCCAGCAGACCTCAATGGCCACAAAGAACTAGAAAAAGCAAAACCTAAAGACCAGGCCTCAGTACAGCATAATGGTGGCAGTGGTAGTAAActcaaaattgtgaaaaacaaaaacaataacggACGGATTGTTATTGTCATGAGCAAATACATGGAAAATGGAATAGAGACGGCAAATGGTGAATCCCAGCCCACGGAGACGTTTTCACAAGGAGATAACACGGAAAGGCACCTCGAGAAGATGAAGCTGGTCAATCACCTCGGCCTCGTTAAAGGATTTGCAAAGAAACCCAAAGTTGTCTCGGGATTCACGGGAGATTGTACCAAAGGAAACCAGCAGACCGCCCAAACTAAGCTTGTTGTGACGGAACAGGATAAATACTTTGAGGGTCAGTGTCAGCTTCCAGCCCATCAGCTTTTACAATTGACACCCAAGCCTAATCTGGCCTCTTCGCCTCTGGACACTGGAGTTCCCGCATTCACGGCCAACAAAACAAGCCGAGATGAGTTTCAAGGATTAAAGCGACACCACTCTGACGGCAAGGAgcatgggaggagcaagaggtTTTTCAGCTCCCACCACGCAGACTCCTCACCCTCACAAAGCATTAGCACTGACCAAAATGGCCTCCAGACTCCCCTTTCATTGCAGTACTGTGACTATGCTGATCATGATCAAGAGGAGCCTATTGACTTGAGCATTGTTAAGTCCAGGCCTCAAGTTGCTGCTTCCGCAGTGAGCCAGCCAGAACTGCACACACAGGATAGAACACAGACACAGGCCGAAACGCAAATCGTTGCAAAGGTGGACGCAGCCGATTCGTCAGCCGTTGGTGACGAGGAAAAGGGAAAAGTGGAGACTTCGTTTCCGTCTTTCCAGCCCTTCCTTGGGAATATAATCATCACAGACATCACGACAAACTGCCTCACAGTTACCTTCAAGGAGTACATTACAGTGTAACTGTATAAATGTACATaagaaatatttgtattttcagAGGTTTGAATGTGCAgttttgatatcgttttgtAGCATTGCTTGATTTGATTATTTCCTGCATGACATGACATTTGTTATGACGTTAGCACATGCAGTAATTGCAAACTTAGTTCAGAAAGCAACGAATGTTAGAACTAAAAATGCACTTAATAGAttcttgttttggttttttggtTTTCCACTTGTGCTCGCTACAGTCTACATTCAAACACTTGTAAAGAAGAGATGCTTTATGGAAATGTTTGTATGGAAGAAATTTATATTGAAACATGGTCAAATAcactgtatgtgtgcgtgcgtttgaatACTTGTTTAAAACAATCAAGGGAAGCACCTTTGTCAACAAgtgtcatttctattttttatcaGGAAAGTGTCAAATGACTTGATCAGTGTTGCTTTAGTTTTTGTCCCTGCTTGTATTGGCTGACACTTGGACACTCCATTGAAAGGTAGTACAAGcatttgtttaattgtttgCAGCACTGCAGTGGGGAATTCTTCATGTGAAGTATCACAATGGCAAATCTACCTGCTAGTTGAGCTCCAATTCGTACCACCATCTGGGTAATctgtcattctgctctccacgCTCTGTGTGGCCCACACATCTGCTCAGCGGGTTTAGCATGTGTTTCAGAAGCACATATCAAACCCTTATCGAATAACTTCACAGTGGCGATCTCAAGATTGTACAAGCATAATACAGAGAGGTCCTTTTGTGTCTTACATGCTATGCCTCTCACTTTATTTGGCATGTTTTAACAGACATAACCATTCCAATATGTGATTTGTATCCACAGGGGTGCAGTGATGCACTTTCATGTTTTGTGTGCAGACGAAGTGAATGCTTCCTAAGTTTtgcaataataaaattatttgcaaGTTAAATATGGTCTCTGGGTTGATGTTATGACTTTTACATTTCTTTGCATATTGACTGCTACCTACACCATAGTTTTCATGATGTCATGTCATCTCATAGCTCTGTCATCAATAAATAGATTTATTGTAGGGTTGACTACTAatgtaacatccatccattcattttcttgaccgcttattcctcacaagagtcgtattttaaaacatttaaacacgcACTCACTCGTGTGGGCGTTACAGTAATCATGACAACGGTTCCTGGAATTGCATCATCGCTTATATGCCCAACATCAAGGCAGGTGGTGCTGTCGGGCGAAACTGCTGCCATGTGGAAAGCGCATGGTGTATTTACCAAGAAGGTGGTGGCAGCGGTTTCTGATTTCCTGTATTTATTTCGCTTCGTTGCTGTTCCGCTCTAAAACTGAAGGGCGCTTTAAAGCAGAAATGTGCTGAGCAAATAAGCAAATTGATCGCGTTGCCCACCACTGTCTTTCGGAACTTCCGACTACCGTGATCTGCGAATGCATGCCAAATGCCCGCCACTCGAAACGAAGTGCGTTCATCGCGCGCGGATGTGCGCACCCACAGAAGAGGAGAAAATGGCTGTCCTCTCCGCGCCATCcaatctctctcgctctctctctcttccgtgATGTCGGGGTAAACGCCTCCAGCAACTGCGGCAGTATAAGAATGCCATGTTTTCCGCGTGCAACGGTTTGGTGCCACGTTGTCTTGTGGTGCTGACTGTGCATGTGTCGCATATAACAAGTCATTCTCACTTTATGCGTGGAACACACGCCAGGCCTGTTCTGCGGTTTCTTTTATAAACAACTCTTTAACCTCGAGATCGATTGATATTGTAATGCACTGTCAGAATAAAGATGCATAATAACAGTCTGCAGGGGGTTGAGGTGGGCATTTGTTCCCTATCCCATTCCATGGTTTTGTGAGAAATCACAAAGACGCAGTCATAATAATCTTGTTCTCATGGGTTTATTATTGCACGGTctggaaaattaaaaaatgtctgcAATAGACATTGTCCCTCTTAAAAAGCAGGTGAACAGAGAAATAGACGCCAGTTTATTTATCCGTGGCGGGCCTGGTGTGGAAGCAAATGTGACTCAAGCTGCAGGGAGTGGCGTGTATATCTGGCCTGCAGCACCACTGCGGGTAGGCGCCCCAAAATGCCCATCGGGATAACGGCTTGCGAATGAATGCATTCAGCATCATTGCAGGATCGTGTCAATATACTGAAATTGTCCATGTGCATGTTGCTTATACGTTTCAATTACATTTCATGATTgcaaatatttcatttaaatcCAATGCAGGGTTAAAGAAAATTCAACACATGTTTTTGCATCCTTGCATCAATCAGAGCTACTACAAGTTTGTAACATATTTCCACATCGTGCAAGTAGACTCTGAAATTGTCTTTAAACTGCAGCAATTCTTGAGACCAATCATAACCGGCCTGCAGCTGCGCCAGTCAATTCTCCTCGTTCAGGCGCTTGAAAAAAACGCACCAGTAATGCTCAACGAGTGATTAATAAATTAGTCCGCACAAACCAAAATCACGCCGTGATACATTCAcactatatataatataaaacaaaaagcgCCCCTCAAGGAAACATTGTACAGTAATCTGTTTCCATCGTGACCTGAAGCTAATTGGAGAAtttaatgaataatatatatatattttaacccAATGCATTTCGAAATGCTGTGCCCAAAATAACACAATGTGAAatcatgttaaaaaacaaacatattttttatgTGGGTTCTTCACATGAAATTGATATATAGTAGCCTAAATGATTTCCGAATATTTAGGCCTATTATTGTTGCTAGTAGTACAGTATTAAAGACGATCATAATTGTTCAATAATTTTGGCCTATATCTCACGTAaacaattactgtatttttccgatgtcttttttttgtgtacgtACAGTACTTACattcaacacaattaaacatacAGTTAACAATAAGAtcactataattataattaaaatcgTTTATGTCttgtattatttaaaacaacaaggACAACTCAAAAATAAATCGATGATTAATATCAATCCATTCACCTATCCTGCTCTGCTTTTTCTCGTTAGGATTGCGGGTTGATTTAAATTGGTATATATAGGCCTATCAACATTTTTATCTATTGTACTAATTAATAAGAATAATtaagtgttattattatttttaaatacctcAATAACAAATTAACATGTTTGTTATTGGTCTGAGCATAATGGAAGCGACTTCATTAAGGCTTGACGACTGAGCAAATTTTTGCTGAAcgaactttattattattattattattattattattattattattattattattattattattattattattgtgtatagTGCGCTCAGAAAGTTCCTGCATGATTTAGCACATATGCGTGAAGCAAAGATAAAGTCGCTGTCATTTGCTTTTTCCGAGGGGGTGAGGGTGCATGGGTTTTTTGTTGATTAATATGTAGTGTATACCAACAACAAAAGCCGACATGTAATTGTGAGCACGTCACATGTCATCCTTCTTGGGGGAACGGGTGGGGGGCAGCCCTCAAACTTCACTTCCACATTTCATTTTGACGACACGGTTTAATTCATTCAATTTGAATTATCTGTTGGTACAATGAAATAGAAATGTGTATCCTATAGCAAAAATAACGTTATGAGATTCCGCGAGGCTTTGATTTCACGAATAAAAATACGTTATGTAAAGGAATCTAGCCAAGTGTAACAATTGAGATCAAGGTGGAAATGCTACAAACGACAATGTACAATGAACACGCTGGGTTGGATGAACGAAAATAGACGGCGCatgtagaatagaatagaatagaatagaatagaatagaatagaatagaatagaatagaatagaataggtCATTGTGTGTGGTACAAATTTACGCGTTCTCTCTATGCTGTGTGCTTAAAATATGTCGTTATTCGATTAC encodes the following:
- the LOC144021125 gene encoding E3 SUMO-protein ligase CBX4-like translates to MELPAAGKHVFAVESIEKKRSRKGRFEYLVKWRGWSPKYNTWEPEENILDPRLLDAFEVRERQEQLMGYRKRGPKPKHLLVQVPSFARRSSLLAGLHESSLQEDSCDNTSSVPTPHPQYQLNSEKHHQYQPMSPDSEPELYYQLDTKKHHHYRPGLQMHESVFAKPKELDAPELPIEGYNLPAVLQQKWFRDKTSGVLTKVKNITMELKKLPADLNGHKELEKAKPKDQASVQHNGGSGSKLKIVKNKNNNGRIVIVMSKYMENGIETANGESQPTETFSQGDNTERHLEKMKLVNHLGLVKGFAKKPKVVSGFTGDCTKGNQQTAQTKLVVTEQDKYFEGQCQLPAHQLLQLTPKPNLASSPLDTGVPAFTANKTSRDEFQGLKRHHSDGKEHGRSKRFFSSHHADSSPSQSISTDQNGLQTPLSLQYCDYADHDQEEPIDLSIVKSRPQVAASAVSQPELHTQDRTQTQAETQIVAKVDAADSSAVGDEEKGKVETSFPSFQPFLGNIIITDITTNCLTVTFKEYITV